A window of Candidatus Schekmanbacteria bacterium contains these coding sequences:
- a CDS encoding chemotaxis protein CheW, with amino-acid sequence MEKNHSEHSEKLGGKFLTFFLGKEEYGLPILTVQEIIALLPITPVPRTPNYFKGLTNLRGKIIPVMDLRLKFGMEELEPTDETCIIVVRTSKQLMGLIVDRVSEVKNISDESIDEPPEFGDNSITDYLSAIGKSNESVVLIVDIEKVVNTNELSEINFNEVENSSANSEENIS; translated from the coding sequence ATGGAAAAGAATCATAGCGAACATAGCGAAAAATTAGGAGGAAAATTTTTAACCTTCTTTCTCGGGAAAGAAGAATATGGGCTTCCAATATTAACGGTGCAGGAAATAATTGCTTTACTGCCAATTACTCCCGTTCCGAGGACACCAAATTACTTCAAGGGATTAACTAATCTTAGAGGAAAAATCATTCCTGTTATGGACTTGCGCTTAAAATTTGGAATGGAAGAATTGGAACCAACTGATGAAACCTGTATCATTGTCGTACGAACTTCAAAACAATTGATGGGACTAATAGTTGATAGAGTATCTGAAGTTAAAAATATCTCTGATGAATCAATAGATGAACCGCCTGAATTTGGCGACAATAGCATAACTGATTATCTTTCAGCGATTGGAAAATCAAATGAATCAGTTGTCCTGATAGTAGATATAGAAAAAGTAGTCAATACCAATGAATTATCAGAAATTAATTTCAATGAAGTTGAAAACAGCAGTGCAAATTCAGAAGAAAATATCTCTTAG
- a CDS encoding chemotaxis protein CheR has protein sequence MEKPKIKKFEFGKIAQTIKQISGINLSAEKESMIRSRLLKRIRALNFKSLNEYLNYYNNDKSGREIYEIIDLLTTNKTNFFREKHHFEFIKEVVIPEIKHRQYFIWSAGCSSGEEPYSIAMLLHSILPESYLSNVKILATDISTRMIHKAQEGIYDKESIKELPEYYLEQYFKPIKSKHGTKYILKNIIKESVVFAKLNLMDPWPMKGPFDLILCRNVMIYFDKETRERLINRFLEMLKENGYLFVGHSENLAGIKTSLEYIEPAIYQKPATERRKKAKL, from the coding sequence ATGGAAAAACCTAAGATAAAGAAATTCGAATTTGGAAAAATTGCTCAAACAATAAAGCAAATAAGCGGCATCAATCTCTCTGCAGAAAAAGAATCAATGATAAGATCCCGCCTACTGAAGCGTATAAGAGCACTAAATTTCAAATCATTAAATGAATATCTCAATTATTATAATAATGATAAAAGCGGAAGAGAAATTTACGAAATCATAGACCTTCTAACAACCAACAAGACAAACTTTTTTCGTGAAAAACATCATTTTGAATTTATAAAAGAAGTGGTCATTCCTGAAATAAAACACAGACAGTACTTCATATGGAGCGCTGGTTGTTCTTCAGGAGAAGAGCCCTATTCTATTGCAATGCTGCTCCATAGCATTTTGCCCGAATCTTACCTTTCAAATGTAAAAATTCTTGCAACTGATATTTCAACAAGAATGATTCATAAAGCGCAAGAGGGCATCTACGACAAAGAATCTATAAAAGAACTCCCCGAATATTATTTAGAACAATACTTTAAACCTATCAAAAGCAAACACGGAACGAAATATATACTAAAAAATATCATTAAAGAGTCAGTAGTTTTTGCAAAACTTAACTTGATGGACCCTTGGCCTATGAAAGGTCCGTTCGATTTGATCCTTTGCCGAAATGTAATGATCTATTTCGATAAAGAAACACGAGAAAGACTTATCAATCGTTTTCTCGAAATGTTAAAGGAGAACGGCTATCTCTTTGTGGGGCATTCAGAAAATTTAGCAGGAATCAAAACATCTTT